The following proteins come from a genomic window of Vallitaleaceae bacterium 9-2:
- a CDS encoding 3-isopropylmalate dehydratase large subunit, which yields MGKTIAQKIFDAHQIDKPFEDTTIVKLDAVFCHEITTPIAITDLMARGMDRVFDPTKIKAVIDHVTPAKDSKTAEQGKIIRDWARRHKIKDFFDIGRNGVCHAIFPEKGFVRPGYTIIMGDSHTCTHGAFGAFAAGVGTTDLEVGILKGVCSFKEPKTMKFELTGKLPKGVYAKDAILYIISQIGVNGATNCVMEFTGNIVDEMSMESRMTLCNMAIEAGGTSGICHPDMTTVNYLWPFIEQDYTSKEEALEDFSQWVSDEDAQYEAVYTYDLSKLTPMVTFGYKPDQVKPVEQMQGTKIDQVYIGSCTNGRIEDLRIAAKVLEGKKISDTLRGVLSPATPAIYQMALEEGIIDIFMKAGFCVTNPTCGACLGMSNGVLAEGEACASTTNRNFNGRMGRGGMVHLMSPATAAATAIEGVIVNSALFEGGQ from the coding sequence ATGGGTAAAACAATTGCACAAAAAATATTTGACGCACATCAAATTGATAAGCCATTTGAAGATACGACAATTGTAAAATTAGACGCGGTATTTTGCCATGAAATTACAACGCCAATTGCAATTACAGATTTAATGGCTAGAGGAATGGACCGTGTTTTTGATCCGACAAAGATTAAAGCAGTTATAGATCATGTTACGCCTGCAAAGGACTCAAAAACGGCGGAGCAAGGAAAAATTATACGAGATTGGGCAAGACGGCATAAGATTAAAGATTTCTTTGATATTGGTCGCAATGGTGTATGCCATGCGATTTTTCCTGAAAAAGGCTTTGTACGTCCGGGCTATACAATCATTATGGGAGATAGCCATACATGTACCCATGGAGCTTTTGGGGCTTTTGCGGCAGGGGTTGGGACAACAGATCTTGAAGTTGGGATATTAAAAGGTGTATGTTCTTTTAAAGAACCCAAAACCATGAAATTTGAACTGACAGGGAAATTACCGAAAGGTGTTTATGCGAAAGATGCTATTTTATATATTATTAGTCAAATAGGAGTTAATGGTGCAACCAACTGTGTTATGGAATTCACAGGCAATATTGTCGATGAGATGTCCATGGAATCACGTATGACCTTATGTAATATGGCGATTGAAGCTGGAGGAACGTCGGGTATATGTCATCCGGATATGACGACAGTCAACTATTTATGGCCTTTTATCGAACAAGATTATACATCAAAGGAAGAGGCACTAGAAGATTTTAGTCAGTGGGTATCCGATGAAGACGCACAATATGAAGCGGTATATACCTATGATTTATCTAAGTTAACCCCTATGGTAACGTTTGGATATAAACCGGATCAAGTGAAACCGGTTGAGCAAATGCAAGGGACAAAAATTGATCAAGTTTATATTGGATCATGTACAAATGGGCGGATAGAAGACTTACGCATTGCTGCAAAAGTACTGGAAGGTAAAAAGATAAGTGACACACTACGCGGTGTTTTGTCTCCGGCGACACCAGCTATTTATCAGATGGCTCTAGAGGAAGGCATTATTGATATATTTATGAAAGCAGGCTTTTGCGTAACCAATCCGACGTGTGGAGCGTGTCTTGGGATGAGTAACGGTGTGTTAGCCGAAGGGGAAGCATGTGCATCAACAACGAATCGTAACTTTAACGGGCGTATGGGTCGTGGAGGAATGGTTCACTTGATGAGTCCTG
- a CDS encoding DUF1294 domain-containing protein, with amino-acid sequence MNDIGIVYGIINGITFFIYGIDKVKAINNKYRIPEKVLLLWAFLGPIGGLLGMQLFRHKTKKAKFKVAIPLFLCLHLFVFAFAHPVFATESMPSSWAISEFDEAKEKGYITQNLYDDLHENISREEFIELVVTAFEKMFGALDSVTEDENVFEDTQNLFVIKGYILGLIQGNDGYFYPNQEITREEMIVIFVRLSDAIELRAEVEVLSDAPTKFEFTDKEQISDWALVAMNKAISNGLVRGTQSDDGGIYLKPQTLSTKEEALILNLRLFKQFENNKKLVKYINEFVGATALEQEAIDKSIKDETTKASNNSSETVGSVTTEVLRMRSSPSLENSDNIIGKLTLNQRITIQGEEGEWYLVRTQNAVQGYAHQDYIRILDEEELNMTKSMEQKSDADVDQLIAYAKQFIGTPYRYGGTSLTKGIDCSSYTQQIYAPFGVKLNRSSRDQYLQGDYVDKSALIPGDLLFYGKSGRVSHVAIYIGDGQSIHATTTSGVRVTPAFGWMSRLPFIGAKRVL; translated from the coding sequence ATGAATGATATAGGAATTGTATATGGAATAATAAACGGAATTACTTTCTTTATATATGGAATTGACAAGGTAAAGGCAATAAATAACAAGTATAGAATTCCTGAAAAAGTCTTGCTTTTATGGGCTTTTTTAGGACCGATAGGAGGTTTATTAGGCATGCAGCTTTTTCGTCACAAAACAAAAAAAGCGAAATTTAAGGTAGCCATCCCACTCTTTTTATGTTTGCACTTATTTGTGTTTGCATTTGCGCATCCAGTTTTTGCTACAGAGTCTATGCCATCGTCATGGGCGATTAGTGAGTTTGATGAAGCCAAAGAAAAAGGGTATATTACACAGAATTTGTATGATGACTTACATGAAAATATTTCACGTGAAGAGTTTATAGAGCTTGTTGTTACAGCATTTGAAAAGATGTTTGGAGCATTAGATAGTGTAACAGAAGATGAAAATGTATTTGAGGATACACAAAATCTGTTTGTGATTAAAGGCTACATTTTAGGATTGATACAAGGTAATGACGGATATTTTTATCCGAATCAGGAAATAACAAGGGAAGAAATGATTGTCATTTTTGTTCGTTTGAGTGATGCGATTGAGTTGCGTGCAGAGGTTGAGGTATTATCGGATGCACCGACAAAGTTTGAATTTACAGATAAAGAACAAATATCAGATTGGGCATTGGTAGCGATGAATAAAGCTATCAGTAATGGATTGGTCCGTGGAACACAAAGTGATGATGGAGGAATCTATTTAAAGCCGCAAACGTTAAGTACAAAAGAGGAAGCATTGATATTGAACCTTCGTTTGTTTAAACAATTTGAAAATAATAAGAAACTTGTAAAATACATTAATGAATTTGTTGGAGCTACCGCTTTAGAGCAAGAAGCTATAGACAAGTCAATAAAAGATGAGACAACAAAAGCGTCAAATAATTCATCAGAAACGGTTGGAAGTGTAACGACAGAAGTCCTTCGAATGCGTTCGTCACCATCCCTAGAGAATTCAGATAATATCATTGGAAAATTAACTTTGAATCAGCGTATAACGATTCAAGGCGAAGAAGGCGAATGGTATCTCGTACGTACGCAGAATGCAGTTCAAGGATATGCCCATCAGGATTATATTCGTATCTTAGATGAAGAAGAGTTGAATATGACAAAAAGTATGGAGCAAAAATCCGATGCTGATGTGGATCAGCTTATTGCTTATGCAAAACAATTTATAGGAACTCCGTATCGTTATGGAGGAACAAGTCTGACTAAAGGTATTGACTGTTCTTCATATACACAACAAATCTATGCACCATTTGGTGTGAAGCTTAATCGTTCCTCAAGAGATCAATACTTACAGGGCGATTATGTAGATAAGAGTGCATTGATTCCTGGCGATTTATTATTTTACGGAAAATCCGGACGAGTATCCCATGTAGCGATCTACATAGGAGATGGACAGTCTATCCATGCGACAACAACTTCTGGCGTACGTGTTACTCCGGCCTTTGGGTGGATGAGTCGATTACCTTTTATTGGTGCAAAACGTGTATTATAA
- a CDS encoding sugar phosphate isomerase/epimerase, translating into MIGTRGHDIAENVSAEDLAARLELQGLESVQLVAYKSIEGVSDTAGFLSAGKAFKIGQAFKKHNIHIGLIGSYFNLLDEEVVEQGMARFKEYLVYGKELGGYLVGTETGSYMKNWTYHPDNHSEKAYQSVLKIFQELVEVAKHHGMCVGIEGAYHHAMGSPKQVKRLIDALDSTNVLAILDPYNFLCMDNYTRCNEIIQEAFELYGDKIAVFHAKDFIVENNTLVQVPVGDGIMDYSFIKTMIQKYKPGLDIIIEGQTGSGLKKSQEFLTKLLK; encoded by the coding sequence ATGATTGGAACACGTGGGCATGATATAGCAGAGAATGTATCGGCAGAGGACTTGGCAGCGCGTCTTGAACTTCAAGGCCTTGAATCGGTACAGCTGGTTGCATATAAATCTATTGAAGGTGTATCAGATACAGCAGGGTTTTTATCGGCAGGAAAGGCGTTTAAAATTGGACAGGCATTTAAAAAGCACAATATCCACATTGGTCTCATAGGAAGTTACTTTAACTTACTGGATGAAGAGGTTGTTGAACAAGGGATGGCACGATTTAAAGAATATCTTGTCTATGGTAAAGAACTTGGTGGATATCTTGTAGGAACAGAAACGGGGTCCTATATGAAGAACTGGACATACCATCCGGATAATCACTCGGAAAAAGCTTATCAATCAGTTCTAAAAATCTTCCAAGAGCTTGTTGAGGTAGCCAAGCATCATGGAATGTGTGTTGGAATCGAAGGTGCATATCATCATGCAATGGGATCACCAAAGCAAGTCAAACGATTAATTGATGCACTGGATTCAACGAATGTTCTTGCCATACTCGACCCATACAACTTCTTGTGTATGGATAACTACACCCGATGCAATGAAATTATTCAAGAAGCTTTTGAACTTTATGGTGACAAAATAGCTGTATTTCATGCCAAAGACTTTATTGTTGAAAACAATACATTAGTTCAGGTTCCTGTTGGCGATGGAATCATGGATTATTCTTTTATAAAAACAATGATTCAAAAATACAAACCAGGCTTAGATATTATTATTGAAGGACAAACAGGTTCTGGGCTTAAAAAAAGTCAGGAATTTTTAACAAAATTATTAAAATAA
- a CDS encoding amylosucrase, with the protein MNLEAVKHLKEEYLSIYGEYGGDEASFNALFDTIVSRMKSRPKQLHRLDLREHDWFMSEKMVGMMLYVDLFADNLMGLVDKIDYLKELGITYVHLMPLLLPRKGENDGGYAVENYKEIDPSLGSLTEFKKVLSAFREQEIDVCIDYVLNHTADTHEWALKALEGDQKYQDMYIMYDNREIPDIYDQFVPEVLPDKNPGNFTYVEKINKWVFTSFSSFQWDLNFKNPYVFEQMVDVMLFIANLGVNMIRLDAIAFMWKEPGTTCRNLKQAHELLHLFHLVKEIACPSVALLGEAIVEPDEIFKYFGHVEEQSVHQRIECGVLYNANLMVDLFNSLATRDTRLLTSDAQRYHIPKTGCFMNYIRCHDDIGWGFNEDTVEYFGMNPYLHKQFLIDFYAGRFAGSFSKGEIYQYNPKNHDARTNGTLASLLGLEIAKERHDERERELAHYRIKLILALIFSQPGIPLLYSGDEIATLNDQSYKKDMHKQAEGRWVHRAKFDWKRAKKRHDLHTDEGRVFQYVKKISAIRRGHPIFNSKAEYEILTFDNIHVYGFVKRTKERTMICLFNFSENHQYFSVDQLRDITHKTILSDLITDKMVTMNEAQFKLFPYESLWLV; encoded by the coding sequence ATGAATTTAGAAGCAGTAAAACACTTAAAAGAAGAATATCTGTCCATATATGGAGAATATGGTGGCGACGAAGCGAGTTTCAATGCATTGTTTGATACAATCGTCAGCCGTATGAAAAGCCGTCCAAAGCAATTGCATCGCTTAGACCTTAGAGAACATGATTGGTTTATGAGTGAGAAAATGGTTGGAATGATGCTGTATGTTGATTTGTTTGCGGATAACTTAATGGGGCTAGTGGATAAGATAGACTACCTAAAGGAGTTAGGCATCACCTATGTACACCTTATGCCACTTCTATTGCCCAGAAAAGGAGAAAATGATGGTGGATATGCGGTAGAAAATTATAAAGAGATTGATCCATCTTTAGGCTCTTTGACAGAGTTTAAAAAGGTGCTTAGTGCCTTTAGGGAACAAGAGATTGATGTGTGTATCGATTATGTGCTAAACCATACAGCAGACACCCACGAATGGGCGCTAAAGGCTTTAGAAGGAGATCAAAAATATCAGGATATGTACATTATGTATGACAATCGCGAAATACCGGATATTTATGACCAATTTGTCCCGGAGGTATTGCCCGATAAGAACCCTGGTAATTTTACATATGTAGAAAAAATAAACAAGTGGGTTTTTACATCCTTTAGTTCATTTCAATGGGATTTGAATTTTAAGAATCCATATGTTTTTGAACAGATGGTCGATGTAATGCTGTTTATTGCTAATTTGGGTGTAAATATGATTCGTTTGGATGCGATTGCATTTATGTGGAAGGAACCGGGAACAACGTGTAGAAATTTAAAACAGGCACATGAATTACTGCATCTATTCCATTTAGTCAAAGAAATTGCATGTCCTTCGGTGGCATTACTTGGAGAAGCCATTGTTGAACCGGATGAAATCTTTAAGTATTTTGGTCATGTGGAGGAACAAAGCGTTCACCAACGTATTGAGTGCGGTGTTTTATATAATGCAAATTTAATGGTGGACTTGTTTAATTCACTGGCGACGAGAGACACACGGCTGCTAACATCCGATGCACAACGCTACCATATTCCAAAAACAGGATGCTTTATGAACTATATACGATGTCATGATGATATCGGGTGGGGATTTAATGAAGATACCGTTGAATATTTTGGAATGAATCCGTATTTACATAAGCAATTTTTGATTGATTTTTATGCAGGGCGATTTGCAGGAAGCTTTTCCAAAGGAGAGATATATCAGTATAATCCAAAGAATCATGATGCGCGCACAAATGGAACATTGGCTTCTCTGTTAGGACTTGAAATAGCCAAAGAGCGTCATGATGAGCGGGAACGCGAACTTGCACATTATCGTATTAAACTTATTTTGGCGCTGATTTTTTCCCAACCGGGAATTCCGCTACTATATAGCGGCGACGAAATTGCGACGCTGAATGATCAAAGCTATAAAAAAGATATGCATAAACAGGCAGAAGGGCGATGGGTTCATCGTGCAAAGTTTGATTGGAAAAGAGCAAAAAAACGTCATGACTTACATACAGACGAAGGACGTGTTTTTCAGTATGTTAAGAAAATAAGTGCAATTCGAAGGGGCCATCCTATTTTTAATAGTAAAGCGGAATATGAGATATTGACCTTTGATAATATACATGTATATGGATTTGTTAAGCGGACCAAGGAACGAACGATGATTTGTTTATTCAATTTTAGTGAAAATCATCAATATTTTTCAGTGGATCAGCTTAGGGATATTACGCATAAAACTATTTTATCAGACTTAATTACAGATAAAATGGTTACAATGAATGAAGCGCAGTTTAAACTTTTTCCATATGAAAGTTTATGGTTGGTATAG
- a CDS encoding glycosyl hydrolase family 65 protein, producing the protein MKNSKLTNEQLLVDESLQFVGNGYLGLRGNFEEGYPSDFQTIRGTYINGFYEDVEIKYGESAYGFPKTAQKMLNLIDGQTIILRIDDEEFSLFDGKVVMLERKLNIMEGYNVRHIEWISPKGHHIVIRIRKMASFEQLELAVIEYMITSMNYSGDISILSTLNGHVNNYADKNDPRVSSERERWLLVEQVHVENNALGQITSKTRHSNLFVTASMSHDIDMDYEVQEESVVAFKHASIKQGESLTFSKFLVYTDSIRTPVYEESGRQIIHKAIQHSSAYWFSQQKKHLEAFWEVARIELEGDESVEEALNYSVYQLYASAGRDKFSNICAKGLSGEGYEGHYFWDTEIYMLPFFSLTHPKIAKNLLAFRYQTLNQARERSVMMGHKTGAKIPWRTIAGTECSAYFPAGSAQYHINADVAYAYIQYYLFTKDIDFVKQAGFEVIFETARIWLEIGHFDKDNQFKIPAVTGPDEYSAIVNNNFYTNAMARYHLYWATKFADELNITDPDWFQEYKKRLQIKNEELRMMEKAYQQMYLPFSEELGIFWQDDSFKDKADWDFEHTPKDKYPLLLHYHPLTIYRYRVLKQADTLLAYFLLDNVPLDIMERSYDYYERLTTHDSSLSPCVHSIMAAKLNRVEKAYTFFMKTVRLDLDNLHHNTKDGLHIANAGGAYMSIVYGFGGLRIKEDGISLHPIMPREWKKLRFRFRYQQALVTITMADQITLHTSKPVEIIVYGQRYSVENQIHIRYPMEAK; encoded by the coding sequence ATGAAAAATTCAAAGTTAACAAATGAACAGTTACTCGTTGATGAAAGTTTGCAATTTGTTGGAAATGGATATCTTGGATTACGAGGAAACTTTGAAGAAGGATATCCTAGCGATTTTCAAACGATACGTGGAACATATATCAATGGTTTTTATGAAGATGTTGAGATAAAGTATGGAGAAAGCGCTTATGGATTTCCAAAGACAGCCCAGAAAATGCTGAATCTAATAGATGGGCAGACAATTATTCTGCGCATTGATGATGAAGAATTTTCTTTGTTTGATGGAAAGGTTGTGATGTTGGAACGCAAGCTAAATATTATGGAAGGTTACAATGTCCGTCACATAGAGTGGATATCTCCAAAAGGTCATCATATTGTCATACGTATTCGAAAGATGGCATCTTTTGAACAATTAGAACTTGCTGTCATAGAGTATATGATTACATCGATGAACTATTCGGGAGATATCTCTATTTTATCGACGCTAAATGGACATGTCAATAACTATGCAGATAAGAATGATCCTCGAGTGTCTTCTGAACGTGAACGATGGCTATTGGTTGAACAGGTGCATGTGGAGAATAATGCCTTGGGCCAGATAACGAGTAAGACGCGTCATTCGAATTTGTTTGTGACAGCATCGATGTCACATGATATTGACATGGACTATGAAGTTCAAGAAGAGAGTGTTGTTGCATTTAAACATGCTTCGATTAAGCAAGGGGAATCCCTGACATTTTCAAAGTTTCTTGTATATACAGATAGCATCCGTACACCGGTATATGAAGAAAGTGGAAGACAGATCATTCATAAGGCAATACAACACTCGAGTGCGTATTGGTTTAGCCAACAAAAAAAGCATTTGGAAGCCTTTTGGGAAGTGGCTAGGATTGAACTTGAGGGCGATGAATCTGTTGAAGAAGCATTAAATTACAGTGTATATCAGTTATATGCCTCAGCTGGTCGGGATAAGTTCTCCAATATCTGTGCAAAGGGATTAAGTGGGGAAGGATATGAAGGGCATTATTTTTGGGATACAGAGATATATATGCTGCCCTTTTTTTCTCTAACGCATCCTAAAATAGCTAAAAACTTATTAGCATTTAGATATCAAACGTTAAATCAAGCAAGAGAACGGTCGGTGATGATGGGGCACAAAACTGGAGCGAAGATACCCTGGAGAACCATTGCGGGAACGGAATGTTCGGCGTATTTTCCGGCGGGAAGTGCACAGTATCATATTAATGCAGATGTAGCTTATGCCTATATTCAATATTATCTTTTCACAAAGGATATAGATTTTGTAAAACAAGCGGGCTTTGAAGTTATTTTTGAGACAGCTCGAATTTGGCTGGAAATCGGTCATTTTGACAAGGATAATCAGTTCAAAATACCGGCGGTGACAGGACCTGATGAATATAGCGCAATTGTGAATAATAATTTTTATACAAATGCAATGGCACGATACCATTTGTATTGGGCGACAAAATTTGCCGATGAGTTAAATATTACAGATCCAGACTGGTTTCAAGAGTACAAAAAACGTCTACAGATAAAAAATGAAGAACTACGAATGATGGAAAAGGCCTATCAACAAATGTATCTGCCTTTTTCAGAAGAACTAGGGATTTTTTGGCAAGATGATTCCTTCAAAGATAAGGCGGATTGGGATTTTGAACATACACCTAAAGATAAATATCCGCTGCTACTACATTATCACCCATTGACTATCTATAGATATCGGGTTTTGAAGCAAGCAGATACGCTATTGGCATATTTTTTGTTGGATAATGTTCCTTTGGATATTATGGAGCGTTCTTATGACTACTATGAAAGATTAACAACCCACGATTCAAGTCTCTCACCATGTGTACACAGTATCATGGCGGCAAAGTTGAATAGAGTGGAAAAAGCCTATACGTTTTTTATGAAAACAGTGCGTTTGGATTTAGATAATTTGCACCATAATACAAAAGATGGATTGCATATTGCCAATGCCGGAGGCGCTTATATGAGCATTGTCTACGGATTTGGAGGTTTGCGTATTAAAGAAGACGGTATAAGTCTTCATCCAATTATGCCTAGAGAGTGGAAAAAGCTTCGGTTTAGATTTCGCTATCAGCAAGCGCTGGTGACAATCACTATGGCTGACCAAATTACACTCCATACATCAAAACCCGTTGAAATTATCGTTTATGGTCAAAGATATAGCGTTGAAAATCAAATCCATATTCGGTATCCGATGGAGGCAAAATAA
- a CDS encoding carbohydrate ABC transporter permease: MFKKRKVLNIVLTFITLIMFLIAMFPFFIVVINAAKASLEIITDPIALPERWGQLFINMADIWSRPSIEYSSSVFSSVVITVGSLVTISVFSAMAAWVLVRTKTKVSGFIFLLFLSGLIIPFQVVMFPLVALFRMIYEATGLRMLRTYHGMIFAYIGFGTPLSVFMFHGFIKSVPLELEEASTIDGCTKPQTFFKIILPILKPIFVTVIILNGIWIWNDFLLPSLILGIGQDIQTIPLAIMAFAGSFVKKWDLIMTAVLMAAIPIIVGFLLAQKHIIKGMVSGSIK; this comes from the coding sequence ATGTTTAAAAAACGAAAAGTCCTTAATATTGTATTGACATTTATAACGTTGATAATGTTTTTAATTGCCATGTTTCCTTTTTTTATTGTTGTTATTAATGCGGCAAAAGCATCTCTTGAGATTATTACAGATCCCATAGCCTTACCAGAACGTTGGGGTCAATTATTTATCAATATGGCAGACATTTGGAGTCGGCCAAGCATTGAATACTCCTCAAGTGTTTTTTCATCGGTGGTTATTACTGTTGGATCCTTGGTGACTATTTCAGTTTTTTCTGCCATGGCGGCATGGGTTTTGGTGCGGACAAAAACAAAAGTATCAGGATTTATCTTTTTACTTTTTTTAAGTGGACTCATCATTCCATTTCAAGTGGTCATGTTTCCACTGGTTGCATTGTTTCGAATGATATATGAAGCTACGGGCTTACGAATGCTTCGAACTTATCATGGAATGATTTTTGCTTACATTGGATTTGGTACGCCATTGTCTGTCTTTATGTTTCATGGATTTATTAAGTCTGTTCCTCTTGAACTTGAGGAAGCATCAACGATTGATGGGTGCACAAAACCTCAGACTTTCTTCAAAATTATTTTACCGATTTTAAAACCTATTTTTGTTACAGTCATTATCTTAAATGGTATTTGGATTTGGAATGACTTCTTATTACCATCGCTTATTCTTGGTATCGGACAAGATATTCAGACGATTCCACTTGCCATTATGGCCTTTGCAGGATCCTTTGTTAAAAAGTGGGATTTAATTATGACAGCGGTTTTAATGGCAGCCATCCCTATCATTGTCGGATTCTTACTTGCACAAAAACATATTATTAAAGGTATGGTATCAGGATCAATCAAGTAA
- a CDS encoding sugar ABC transporter permease gives MNRYTKDKIVFWAFLAPALFAFSVVVIIPFIMGIYYSMTDWTAVAGLEVNWIGFENYKNMLSDKAFQYSFIRTFLFTFVSVITVNGVAMILAILVTREVKFKSFYRAGFFVPNLIGGLVLGYIWQFIFKSVVPAIGSLVGSSALEDVLILADPELALMGLIMAFTWQYAGYIMMIYVAALLNVPQELIEASEIDGANYWHRFKSITLPMIAQAFTITSFLTLVNSFKQYDIIVALTNGGPSATFRGEIVNSTELLAMHIYNVAFKFNNMAEGQARAIVFFVILSVMSMAQVHYNKKKEVEI, from the coding sequence ATGAATAGATATACAAAGGATAAAATTGTCTTTTGGGCTTTTCTAGCACCGGCATTATTCGCTTTTAGCGTTGTTGTAATTATTCCCTTTATTATGGGGATTTATTATTCAATGACCGATTGGACGGCGGTTGCAGGGCTAGAGGTCAATTGGATTGGTTTTGAAAACTATAAAAACATGCTTTCGGATAAAGCGTTTCAATACTCGTTTATTCGAACCTTCTTATTTACTTTTGTCAGTGTTATCACGGTAAATGGTGTAGCTATGATTCTAGCTATTTTAGTTACCCGTGAAGTGAAATTTAAAAGTTTTTATCGGGCAGGATTTTTTGTACCTAATTTAATTGGTGGTTTGGTACTGGGATATATTTGGCAGTTTATTTTTAAAAGTGTTGTTCCGGCCATTGGAAGTCTTGTGGGATCATCTGCCCTTGAAGATGTGCTTATTCTTGCAGATCCTGAATTGGCATTAATGGGACTAATTATGGCATTTACTTGGCAATATGCAGGGTATATTATGATGATTTATGTGGCGGCGCTTTTAAATGTTCCTCAAGAGCTAATTGAAGCAAGTGAAATTGACGGGGCAAATTATTGGCATCGATTTAAAAGTATTACATTGCCGATGATAGCGCAGGCGTTTACAATTACATCATTTTTAACCCTAGTCAATTCCTTTAAGCAATATGATATTATTGTTGCGCTTACCAATGGAGGACCATCAGCAACTTTTCGTGGTGAAATTGTAAATTCGACTGAACTTTTAGCGATGCATATTTATAATGTGGCATTTAAGTTTAACAATATGGCTGAAGGACAAGCTAGAGCGATTGTATTTTTTGTCATATTGTCCGTTATGTCTATGGCACAAGTGCATTATAACAAGAAGAAAGAGGTGGAAATATAA
- a CDS encoding ABC transporter substrate-binding protein: MKKALSLLLVMSLLILVFAGCGKKVEESVVIYQNKVEIGEQLTAFAKAYEEETGIKVDVKTSGGDSPYAENLKAEFQSDRQPDIFVIEGMGGYNTWSSKLEPYEDQEWMDLTNLEFTVDGVVYGFPVAVEAWGMAYNADLLSQAGIDPATLTSQEAYRAAFEKIDGMKDTLGIDSVVAMAAGPDMRWVTGLHNFNGYLSAGLPYGDTTVLDKLNNGEADVARLTEYADWVELLFEYADEAVLITGNYDAQVGQFGTGKSVFIHQGNWIDPWLVDNGIDFPMGFAPHASVKGEHNAIFIGAPSFYVINSDSENKEAANAFLNYMATNQAGHDYMVNEAKMVPAFTNVTLTPDTPLSASAAEWLQKPNGSYTWLQNDMPDGFGMNTLGPIYESFAKGDLTKEEFIDQLVKQIEEIK, encoded by the coding sequence ATGAAAAAAGCTTTATCGTTACTATTGGTCATGAGTTTATTAATTCTGGTATTTGCAGGATGTGGCAAAAAGGTTGAAGAATCGGTGGTTATCTACCAAAACAAAGTAGAAATTGGCGAGCAGCTCACGGCATTTGCAAAAGCCTATGAAGAAGAAACCGGGATCAAAGTCGATGTGAAGACATCAGGTGGAGACTCACCTTATGCTGAAAACTTAAAAGCGGAATTCCAGTCCGATCGTCAACCAGACATATTTGTTATTGAAGGTATGGGCGGTTACAACACATGGTCTTCAAAACTTGAACCTTATGAAGATCAAGAGTGGATGGATTTAACAAACCTTGAATTTACTGTTGACGGTGTTGTCTATGGATTCCCTGTTGCGGTAGAGGCTTGGGGAATGGCATATAATGCTGACTTATTAAGTCAAGCGGGCATAGATCCAGCAACATTAACTTCTCAAGAAGCATATCGTGCAGCCTTTGAAAAAATTGACGGTATGAAAGATACGTTAGGGATTGATTCAGTTGTTGCGATGGCAGCAGGTCCTGATATGCGTTGGGTAACAGGATTACATAACTTTAATGGATATCTTTCAGCTGGGTTGCCATATGGCGATACAACAGTTTTGGATAAATTAAACAATGGTGAGGCGGATGTAGCGAGACTAACAGAATATGCAGATTGGGTTGAATTATTATTTGAATATGCAGATGAAGCTGTGTTAATCACTGGTAACTATGATGCGCAGGTTGGACAGTTTGGAACTGGAAAATCGGTATTTATTCATCAAGGAAACTGGATTGATCCTTGGTTAGTGGATAACGGCATTGATTTCCCTATGGGCTTTGCACCACATGCAAGTGTCAAAGGCGAACATAATGCAATTTTCATCGGTGCACCATCATTCTATGTTATTAATAGTGATAGTGAGAACAAAGAAGCCGCTAATGCGTTTTTAAACTATATGGCTACAAACCAAGCAGGTCATGATTATATGGTTAATGAAGCGAAGATGGTCCCTGCATTTACAAATGTTACATTGACACCGGATACTCCATTATCAGCAAGTGCAGCTGAATGGTTACAAAAACCAAACGGTTCCTATACATGGTTGCAAAATGATATGCCGGATGGATTTGGAATGAATACCCTTGGACCTATTTATGAAAGTTTCGCAAAAGGAGATTTGACAAAAGAAGAATTTATCGATCAACTTGTTAAGCAGATAGAAGAGATAAAATAA